The segment AGCCGGCGTTCCCAGAGCACGTCGGCCTCGGCCGCATCCTTGGGCCAATTGCTCTTGCTGCGGTCCGGGTTGTAAGCTTCCGCGCTGTTGAAATCGAAGGGCTGTTTGAGACGCACGGCCACCTGGGCCATGCGCTCGTTGAAGCGTTTTTCGAAGATCTGGAAAATCTCCAGCGAAGCGGTGATCTCCCCGCGCTTGAGGTCGCCCCCGAGGGTTGGTCCAAATTTTTGGCGGATTTCCTCTGCGTCCGACTGGAGGAAAAAAAGCCGGTTGTAATCGAGGTCCTTCATGAAGGTGTCGATCCACTCCAAAGAAACCTGGTCGTCAATCGGGCGGCGGGCGAAGTGTTCTTCCTGGAGGAAACGGGCGATGTAGAAAGCCACCTGCCGGTATTTCGGGTCGATCGGACCCAGCTCGGCGCAAAGGGGGCGGACCTGGCCAACCAACAGGAGAAGCAGGAGCACCCAACGGAAGCATTTCATGGGAAACGACACGCGTAACAACTTACCTGCTAAACGGGGAAAAGTCACATCAGTTTCTGGGCGCCTGATTGTGCGGGTCCCGCCTTCACCCCTTGCACCCGCAACCCGAGCCACATCCACCCTGGTTGTCGCAGGCCAGTTCTTCTTCGGTGGGCAGACGCCCCAGTTCGAAGGTCTTGCTGATCAGCTTGTTGACCTCGTCCTGGATGCCGTTCATCGATTGCTGGGCCTCCAAGAAGGCCAAAGCCACCGGGTTCTGGACCAGGAGGGTGCGTTGGCGCTCAAAATCGGCAAAATCCTCGTCGCTGATTTCCTGTCCGGCGTGCTGGCGGGACTGGAGCAGGCGGCCCTTTTCGGTCACATGCCGGTATTGGGTTTGGGCTCCTTCGTCGACCAGGAAGCGTTCGACATCCTTGCGCAGTTCGAGGAAGGCCGGTTGGTTGACGATCAATTCGCAGAGTTCGCGGGTTTTGTCGCGGATGGCGGCTTCGTCGATGGCGGGCTGGATCATCCCGAGAGAATCCGCCAAGCGGGGGAAGTTTCAAGTTCCAATTCCGGGCAACGCCCGCAACCACGCCCTGCCGTCGGTCCATCTGCTGCCAGAACTTGCCCACCCCCGTCCCTCCTGTAATTTGTGGAACTTTTCATGGCTTCCCCCCCATCCTCACCCCTGATCATCCGCGCCCGCGCCGTGGCCAAACGCTTCGGCGATTTCGAGGCCCTGCAGTCCTTGGACCTTGATGTGCACGCCGGCGAATGCGTCGGGCTGCTGGGCCCGAACGGCGCGGGCAAATCGACCTTCATCGGCTGCCTCTATGGGGTGGTGGCCCGCAACTGCGGGGAACTGGAGGTTTTCGGACACGACCCGGCGAAAAGCCCGCGGCTGATCAAGGAACGTCTCGGGGTCGTGCCCCAGGAGAACGCCCTCGACGAGGGCCTGACGGTGCTGGAAAACATGCAGATCTACGCCCGCTTCGGGGGGCTTTCGAGGAAAGCGGCTCTGCCGCGCATCCAGGAACTCCTGGCCCACATGGCCCTTGAGCACAAGCAAGACGCCACCATCAAAACCCTCTCCGGCGGGATGAAACGACGCCTGACTTTTGTCAGAGCCCTGCTGTCCGACCCGGAATTGCTAATTCTTGATGAGCCCACCACCGGACTTGATCCGACGGTGCGACATCTCCTCTGGGACAAAGTCCTTTCCTTCCGCCAGGCCGGAAAGACCGTCCTCCTCACCACCCATTACATGCATGAGGCGGAATTGCTCTGCGACCGCATAGTCATTTTGAACAAGGGTTCCGTGGTTGGCAAAGGCGCCCCGCGCGAACTGATCGAGAAGGAGGCCCCGGGTTTTGTCGGCATCTTTGGAGAGGAATCGGAAAGCCGGCTCCGTCCCCATCTGGACAAGGCCTGGGACATCTTCCACCAGGGCCACCAATGCTGCATCCGCGCGCCGGGACTGGAGGATCTGGTCCGGCTGCAACAGACCGCCGGCATCCTGGCCCTGCAACTGCGCCCCTCCAATCTGGAGGATGTCTATCTGAAACTCACCGGCAGGGAGCTCGACGCCAATGAATGATCTCCGCATCTCCCTCCGGCTGGGCTGGCATGTGGTTGTCCGCAACTGGATGGTCTATCGGAAAGATTTCCTGGCCAACATCTCGCCCACGCTGGCCGACCCCGCGCTCATGATGGCCGCCCTCGGCTTGGGTCTCTCCCCCTACATCGGCCAGATCAACGGCCTGAGCTACGCGCAATACCTCGCCCCGGGCATGATCGCCACCACCGCCCTCTTCACCGCGTTCTTCGAATGCAGCTACGGCTTTTACGTGCGACTGAGCTTCGAATCGGTTTTCAAAGCCATGCTCACCACCCCCATCGGGGTGCGCGAGGTCGTCATCGGCGAATTCCTCTGGCTCTTCCTGCGCGCGGCGCTGATGGCGCTGGGCGTCGGTCTCGTCCTGGCTTTGATGGGACTGCTACCGAATCCCTGGGCCTTGTTGCTTTTCCCTTTCCTCGGCGGATTCCTTTCCCTGCCCTGCGGGGCCATCGGCCTGATCGCGGCCTCCCAGGTGCGCAACATCAACCAGTTCCAGACGGTCTACTCCTTCCTCATCGCCCCGATTTACTTCCTCTCCAGCGTTTTCTTCCCGCTAACCAACCAACCCGTGCTGGGCGTCATCGTCCAGTTCTCGCCCTTCTACCACGGGGTCCGGCTGCTGCAGATTTCGGCTTGGGGAACGTGGAACGCGGGGGAAATCCTTTTCCATCTGGGCGCCCTCCTGCTTTTCACCCTGGTCCTGGGCGCCTGGGCCTTCCGGCGGATCGAACGCAAACTGACGGCGTGAACCGCTCGTGTGCTAAGGTTCATCCACCGCCCGAGGCGGACAGGAAGCAACGGTTCTAACTCTCGCCGAGATAGGCCCGCCGCACTTCATCGCTGGCCAGGAGTTCCGAACCGGTGCCGCTGAGCTGGATCTCGCCGGTCACCAGGACGTAGCCCCGGTGGGCGATGCGAAGGGCCTGGCGGGCGTTTTGCTCCACCAACAAGACAGGTGTTCCCTCGCGGTTGATTTCCTGGATGATTTGGAAAATCTTTTCCACGATCAGGGGGGCCAGACCCAGGGAGGGTTCATCCAACATGAGCAGCTTCGGCTCCGACATCAGGGCCCGTCCCATGGCCAGCATCTGTTGTTCGCCACCACTCAGGGTCCCGCCCAGTTGTTCGCGACGCTCGGCCAGGATGGGGAAAAAATGGAAAATACGCTCCAGTTTGTCCGGGTTCCGCGCGGCGGGATGGATCAGTCCGCCGATGAGCAGGTTTTCCATGACGGTCATGCGCGGAAATATCCGGCGACCCTCGGGCGAAAGACCGATGCCACGCCGGAGAATGTCGTCTGGCGTGAGCGGTGGGAGTTCTTCCCCAAGCCAGCGGATCGATCCTGCGCTCCGGCGGACCACTCCGGCGACGGTCAGAAGGGTGGTGCTTTTGCCGGCGCCATTGGCTCCGAGCAGGGTGACAATTTCCCCCGCTCCCACCGCCAAGGACACCCCCTTGAGGACCTCGGTCGGCCCGTAACCGGCATGGACCCTGGTCAGTTCCAGCATCATATCAGATTTCCCCCCCCCAGATAAGCCCGGATCACATCGGGATTTGCACGGATCGAGGCCGGTTCTCCCTCGGCCAGCATCACGCCATGATCCAATACCAGGACACGGTCTGAAATTTCCATGACCACTTTCATGTGGTGTTCGATAAGCAGGATGGCCAGGTCGCGGCGGCGCAGGGTGGATATCAACTCGATGATCCCATTGACCTCGGAAGGATTCATGCCGGCACAGGGTTCATCCAGGAGCAGGACCCGGGGCCGGGTGGCCAGGGCACGGGCTATTTCCAGGCGCCGTTGCATCCCATAGGCCAGATCACGGGCGGGTGTTTCTCCCTGTCCTTCCATTCCCACCAACGCGAGCCATTCATGGGCTTCTTCGAGGTGGGCGGCCCGGCATCGCCGGAAGCGAGGGGTGCGCAGGAGAATGTCCCAGGGGGCGAGGGTGGTGTGGTGGAACTGGCCGACCAGGATGTTTTCCAAGGCGGACATCTCGGGGAAAAGGCGGATGTTCTGGAAGGTGCGGGCGATGCCGAGATGGCAGGCTTTGTGCGGGGCCAGGCCGGTGATGTTGCGGCCGTCGAACTCGACCCGTCCCCGGTCCGGGCGGTAGATGCCGGTAAGGCAATTGAAGAGCGTGGTCTTGCCGGCGCCGTTCGGGCCGATGACGCTGAGGAGGGAGCCGGGCCGGGCCTGGAGGTCGATGGCGTCGATGGCCTTGAGTCCACCGAACGATTTGCCCAAGCCTTGGGTGGTGAGGAGGGGTGCGCTCATGCCTCCCCCTTGATTTCGTGGGCCCGGCGGGAACTGCCAAGGAGACCCTGGGGCCTAAGCAGCATCATGGCCACCATGATAATGCCGAAGAGCAGGAGACGGTATTCCGAGAGGGCCGGAAGCTGGTCGCGCAAGAGGGTCGGCACCAGGTAGAGAATGGCCGCGCCCAGAAGCGAACCCGGGATGCTCCCCAGCCCGCCCAGGATGACCATGGCCAGGACCATGACCGACTGGTCGAACGAACAGGCGGCCGGGTCAACGAAGCCGATGAAGGCGGCGTAGAGCACTCCGGCCAAAGCGGCGAAGGCGGCACTGAGGGCAAAGGCCAACAGCTTCATCCGCACCACGGGGATGCCCATGCAAGCGGCGGCGGTCTCGTCCTCGCGGATGGCCACCCAGGCTCGGCCGATGGCGGAGTGGTAGATCCGACGGACCATCCAAGCCGACAAGGCGACGACCAACAAAACGAGCAGGTAACCCACGAGGGGGCCGGAAGCCGGGCCGACGGGTTGGATTTTTGAGGCGGCATCGATGCTGATCCCTTTGTCGCCGCCGGTGATTTCCAGATTGCGCATCAATTCACGGAAGCTCTCGGCGAAACCCAGCGTCACGATGGCCAGGTAATCGCCGCGCAGGCGCAGGCAGGGAAGCCCGACAAACCATCCGATCGCGCCTCCCAGGAAAAAAACCACCGGTGCGGCCATCCACCAAGACAGACCGGGCAGAAGGATCTGGCCGACCGCGAAGGCATAGGCCCCGAAGGCATAAAATCCCGCGTAGCCCAGCACAAGCAGGCCGGCCATACCCACGGTGATGTTCAACCCCAGGGCCTGGATCATGAACAGCCCGGCAAAAACCCCCATGGTCAGGTATTTGGGTCCGAGCCAGGGGGCGACAGCAACGAGACCCAACATAAGCATGGGCGTGAAAAGACGGTTATGCCCGCAAGCGCATGTCCATTCCCATCCCTTGGAAAAAACCGCCCTGGCCGGGGTCCAATAACGCAGCAAACAAACCGCCAGTACAC is part of the Candidatus Methylacidiphilales bacterium genome and harbors:
- a CDS encoding branched-chain amino acid ABC transporter permease, giving the protein MKRWWQHPGVLGAAGLFLITFPFLWLKLRYDYNSGNVTTVWGGDAALRFFRDLAPVAGSVLAVCLLRYWTPARAVFSKGWEWTCACGHNRLFTPMLMLGLVAVAPWLGPKYLTMGVFAGLFMIQALGLNITVGMAGLLVLGYAGFYAFGAYAFAVGQILLPGLSWWMAAPVVFFLGGAIGWFVGLPCLRLRGDYLAIVTLGFAESFRELMRNLEITGGDKGISIDAASKIQPVGPASGPLVGYLLVLLVVALSAWMVRRIYHSAIGRAWVAIREDETAAACMGIPVVRMKLLAFALSAAFAALAGVLYAAFIGFVDPAACSFDQSVMVLAMVILGGLGSIPGSLLGAAILYLVPTLLRDQLPALSEYRLLLFGIIMVAMMLLRPQGLLGSSRRAHEIKGEA
- a CDS encoding YlbF family regulator, which encodes MIQPAIDEAAIRDKTRELCELIVNQPAFLELRKDVERFLVDEGAQTQYRHVTEKGRLLQSRQHAGQEISDEDFADFERQRTLLVQNPVALAFLEAQQSMNGIQDEVNKLISKTFELGRLPTEEELACDNQGGCGSGCGCKG
- a CDS encoding ABC transporter ATP-binding protein; protein product: MASPPSSPLIIRARAVAKRFGDFEALQSLDLDVHAGECVGLLGPNGAGKSTFIGCLYGVVARNCGELEVFGHDPAKSPRLIKERLGVVPQENALDEGLTVLENMQIYARFGGLSRKAALPRIQELLAHMALEHKQDATIKTLSGGMKRRLTFVRALLSDPELLILDEPTTGLDPTVRHLLWDKVLSFRQAGKTVLLTTHYMHEAELLCDRIVILNKGSVVGKGAPRELIEKEAPGFVGIFGEESESRLRPHLDKAWDIFHQGHQCCIRAPGLEDLVRLQQTAGILALQLRPSNLEDVYLKLTGRELDANE
- a CDS encoding ABC transporter ATP-binding protein; translated protein: MLELTRVHAGYGPTEVLKGVSLAVGAGEIVTLLGANGAGKSTTLLTVAGVVRRSAGSIRWLGEELPPLTPDDILRRGIGLSPEGRRIFPRMTVMENLLIGGLIHPAARNPDKLERIFHFFPILAERREQLGGTLSGGEQQMLAMGRALMSEPKLLMLDEPSLGLAPLIVEKIFQIIQEINREGTPVLLVEQNARQALRIAHRGYVLVTGEIQLSGTGSELLASDEVRRAYLGES
- a CDS encoding ABC transporter permease; translation: MNDLRISLRLGWHVVVRNWMVYRKDFLANISPTLADPALMMAALGLGLSPYIGQINGLSYAQYLAPGMIATTALFTAFFECSYGFYVRLSFESVFKAMLTTPIGVREVVIGEFLWLFLRAALMALGVGLVLALMGLLPNPWALLLFPFLGGFLSLPCGAIGLIAASQVRNINQFQTVYSFLIAPIYFLSSVFFPLTNQPVLGVIVQFSPFYHGVRLLQISAWGTWNAGEILFHLGALLLFTLVLGAWAFRRIERKLTA
- a CDS encoding ABC transporter ATP-binding protein; the protein is MSAPLLTTQGLGKSFGGLKAIDAIDLQARPGSLLSVIGPNGAGKTTLFNCLTGIYRPDRGRVEFDGRNITGLAPHKACHLGIARTFQNIRLFPEMSALENILVGQFHHTTLAPWDILLRTPRFRRCRAAHLEEAHEWLALVGMEGQGETPARDLAYGMQRRLEIARALATRPRVLLLDEPCAGMNPSEVNGIIELISTLRRRDLAILLIEHHMKVVMEISDRVLVLDHGVMLAEGEPASIRANPDVIRAYLGGGNLI